From a region of the Rouxiella sp. S1S-2 genome:
- the djlA gene encoding co-chaperone DjlA: protein MQYWGKLLGLILGLMSGTGFWGIVLGLLVGHMVDKARAVKRRGFFSDQQTRQTIFFRTTFEVMGHLTKSKGRVTEADIQIASLFMERMRLHGEQREAAQQAFRTGKGGNYPLREKMREFRSVCFGRFDLIRTFLEIQIQAAYADGSLHPNERQVLYVIAEELGISRHQFDQFLSMMEGGQQFGGNQQGEHAYGGYQRSSQGPTMADACKVLGVEPTDDATTIKRAYRKLMSEHHPDKLVAKGLPPEMMEMAKQKAQSIQSAYDLIKREKGFK from the coding sequence ATGCAGTATTGGGGAAAGCTGCTCGGACTTATATTGGGCTTAATGTCCGGTACAGGCTTCTGGGGAATCGTATTAGGGTTGTTGGTCGGCCACATGGTAGACAAGGCGCGGGCTGTTAAAAGACGTGGTTTTTTCTCCGATCAGCAGACAAGACAAACAATTTTTTTCCGCACCACCTTCGAGGTGATGGGACATTTAACCAAATCAAAAGGGAGAGTGACTGAGGCCGATATACAAATAGCCAGCCTTTTCATGGAGCGTATGCGGCTGCACGGCGAGCAACGAGAGGCGGCGCAGCAGGCATTTCGCACCGGTAAAGGCGGTAATTATCCGCTTCGCGAAAAAATGCGCGAGTTTCGCAGCGTCTGCTTTGGGCGTTTTGACCTGATCCGCACGTTTTTAGAGATTCAGATCCAGGCGGCCTATGCCGACGGTTCACTGCATCCTAACGAGCGGCAGGTGCTTTATGTCATAGCAGAAGAGCTGGGCATCTCTCGCCATCAGTTTGATCAGTTCCTCTCTATGATGGAGGGCGGTCAGCAGTTTGGCGGTAATCAGCAGGGCGAACACGCCTACGGCGGCTACCAGCGCAGTTCGCAGGGGCCAACGATGGCCGATGCCTGCAAGGTATTGGGCGTTGAGCCTACTGACGATGCCACCACTATTAAGCGCGCCTACCGCAAGCTGATGAGCGAACACCATCCTGACAAGCTAGTGGCGAAAGGCTTGCCGCCAGAGATGATGGAAATGGCCAAGCAGAAAGCGCAGTCGATCCAGTCAGCCTATGACCTGATCAAGCGAGAGAAAGGCTTTAAATAG
- the lptD gene encoding LPS assembly protein LptD: MKKSFPTLLATMIWTALYSQGALASLAEQCMLGVPTYDKPLVQGDPNQLPVKIQADNLQGTYPNDALYSGNVTVDQGNSSLKADQVQLNQIAHPNEATPLRTVTATGDVLYFDNQVKLKGPKAFSNLNTKDTDVEKGDYQMVGRQGRGTADLMKQRDNNRYTILNNGTFTSCLPGDNSWSVVGTTVIEDRQEELAEIWNARFHIGPVPVFYSPYMQLPIGDRRRSGFLIPNAKYGSNNGFELMLPYYWNIAPNYDATITPHYMSKRGTQLQNEFRYLTVAGAGVMEFDFLTDDKLVEAAHPGENNTKRWLYYWQHNGVYEQNWRFNVDFTKVSDPYYFTDLDSKFGSTTDGYATQKFSAGYANENWDITLASKQFQIFSETTTTTTNVYRAMPQLDINYYKDDIGPFNFRTYGQIAKFTNVNPAFPTATRWHIAPQIDLPLSNRWGSWDNQVKVMATHYQQDIPNSYYDIYPDSTLKSSVNRVMPEFKSDGKMVFDRTMDWNQGYTQTLEPRLQYLYIPYRDQSDIQQYDSTLLQTDYTGLFRDQSYSGLDRIASANQLASGVTTRIYDDSLVERFNVSAGQIYYFTRPRTGDPTSSLDKSDDTGSMVWAGDTYYKINDTLAFRGGLQYDTRLDALAIGDAVLEYRSDAERMVQLSYRYASPEYIQATLPGVTNPGYQQGISQAGIIASWPIADRWAVVAAYYYDTKAKQAADQLLGVQYSTCCWAVNFGYERKITDWDYTSSTPSSQYDNRISFNIELRGLSSNQSLGTKEMLASGILPYQRAF; this comes from the coding sequence ATGAAAAAAAGCTTCCCCACCCTGCTGGCCACAATGATTTGGACGGCACTCTATAGCCAGGGCGCGCTGGCCTCACTCGCTGAACAATGTATGCTCGGCGTGCCGACCTATGATAAGCCACTGGTACAGGGAGACCCTAATCAGCTGCCGGTAAAGATTCAGGCCGACAACCTGCAGGGTACTTATCCCAACGATGCCCTTTATAGCGGCAACGTGACGGTTGATCAGGGCAACAGCTCTTTAAAAGCCGATCAGGTCCAGCTTAACCAGATTGCTCATCCAAATGAAGCCACACCGCTTCGTACCGTCACAGCTACGGGCGACGTGTTGTATTTCGATAATCAGGTCAAGCTTAAAGGTCCCAAGGCGTTCTCTAACCTGAACACCAAGGATACCGACGTCGAAAAAGGTGATTATCAAATGGTAGGTCGTCAGGGCCGCGGCACAGCCGACCTGATGAAGCAGCGCGATAATAACCGTTACACCATATTAAATAACGGGACTTTCACCTCCTGTCTACCGGGCGACAACAGCTGGAGCGTAGTCGGAACCACGGTGATTGAAGACCGCCAGGAAGAGCTGGCCGAAATCTGGAACGCCCGTTTCCACATTGGCCCGGTGCCAGTATTCTACAGCCCTTATATGCAGTTGCCGATTGGCGACCGCCGTCGTTCAGGGTTCCTGATCCCTAACGCGAAATACGGCAGTAATAACGGCTTCGAGCTGATGTTGCCGTATTACTGGAATATTGCGCCAAACTACGATGCCACCATCACGCCGCACTATATGAGCAAGCGTGGTACTCAGCTGCAAAACGAATTCCGCTATCTGACCGTTGCCGGCGCAGGCGTTATGGAGTTCGATTTCCTGACCGATGACAAACTGGTTGAGGCTGCACACCCTGGCGAAAACAACACTAAACGCTGGCTCTACTACTGGCAACACAACGGCGTTTATGAACAGAACTGGCGTTTCAACGTTGACTTCACCAAGGTCAGTGACCCGTATTACTTTACCGATCTCGACTCCAAATTTGGTTCAACCACCGACGGCTACGCAACGCAGAAATTCAGCGCAGGCTATGCCAATGAAAACTGGGACATCACGCTTGCCAGCAAGCAGTTCCAGATTTTCTCCGAGACGACAACGACGACGACCAATGTCTACCGCGCCATGCCGCAGTTGGACATTAATTACTATAAAGATGACATAGGTCCGTTTAACTTTCGTACCTATGGGCAGATTGCCAAATTCACCAACGTGAATCCGGCGTTCCCAACGGCAACCCGCTGGCACATCGCGCCGCAAATTGACCTGCCGTTGAGCAACCGCTGGGGAAGCTGGGATAACCAAGTGAAGGTGATGGCCACCCATTACCAACAAGATATCCCTAACAGCTATTATGATATTTACCCGGACTCAACGCTCAAGAGCTCGGTAAACCGTGTCATGCCTGAGTTCAAAAGTGACGGCAAGATGGTGTTTGACCGCACCATGGATTGGAATCAGGGCTACACGCAAACTCTCGAACCCCGTTTGCAGTACCTCTATATCCCTTACCGTGACCAGAGCGATATTCAGCAGTACGACTCCACGCTGTTGCAGACTGACTACACCGGCCTGTTCCGCGACCAAAGCTACAGCGGCCTGGACCGCATAGCTTCGGCTAACCAGCTGGCGTCGGGTGTAACCACCCGTATTTACGACGACAGTCTGGTTGAACGTTTCAACGTGTCCGCCGGTCAGATTTACTACTTCACACGTCCACGGACCGGTGACCCGACCAGCAGTCTGGATAAAAGTGATGATACTGGCAGCATGGTGTGGGCCGGTGACACGTACTATAAAATCAACGATACGCTGGCCTTCCGCGGCGGACTGCAGTACGACACGCGTCTTGATGCACTTGCCATCGGCGACGCGGTGCTGGAATATCGTTCTGATGCAGAAAGAATGGTTCAGTTGAGCTACCGTTACGCCAGCCCGGAATATATTCAGGCAACATTGCCTGGTGTCACTAACCCGGGTTACCAGCAGGGGATCTCGCAGGCCGGTATTATTGCCAGTTGGCCGATCGCCGATCGCTGGGCCGTAGTGGCAGCGTATTACTATGACACCAAGGCGAAACAGGCCGCTGACCAGTTGCTGGGCGTTCAGTACAGCACGTGCTGCTGGGCGGTTAATTTCGGCTACGAGCGTAAAATTACCGATTGGGACTACACCAGTTCCACCCCAAGTAGCCAATATGACAACCGTATTTCATTTAACATTGAACTTCGTGGCCTGAGCAGCAATCAAAGCCTGGGTACTAAAGAAATGTTAGCCAGCGGCATACTGCCTTATCAACGTGCATTCTGA
- the surA gene encoding peptidylprolyl isomerase SurA: MKNWRTLLLGVVLCANTAFAAPQEVDKVAAVVDNGVVLESEVNDMLMSVKQQSKEAKQQLPDDATLRHQILDRLIMDNIQLQMATKMGITVTDDDVNKAIANIAQQNNLTLDQLRSRLAYEGLNYNTYRTQIRKEMLISQVRNGEVRRRVTILPQEVDALAKQLAAQTGNEAEYNLSNILLPLPQNPTQDQVDQTELLAKKLVGELNRGADFAKMAMTYSADPHALDGGNMGWGKLQGLPSLFAQALATAKKGQVVGPIRSGVGFHILKVNDMRDVDQKVSVTEVHARHILLKTSVVLTDAQAQAKLEQVAAAIKSGRANFADEAKQLSQDPGSANQGGDLGWASPDMYDPAFRDALLKLKKGEISAPVRSSFGWHLIQLLDTRQVDRTDAVQKDKAYRLLFNRKFAEEAQSWMQEQRAQSYVKIMDGNGQ, from the coding sequence ATGAAGAACTGGAGAACACTTCTCCTCGGCGTGGTGCTTTGTGCTAACACCGCGTTCGCAGCACCGCAAGAAGTTGATAAAGTCGCCGCCGTTGTCGATAACGGTGTTGTCCTGGAGAGCGAAGTCAACGACATGTTGATGTCGGTTAAGCAGCAGTCAAAAGAAGCGAAACAACAGCTTCCGGATGATGCGACACTGCGTCATCAAATTCTCGACCGCCTGATCATGGACAACATTCAGCTGCAGATGGCAACCAAGATGGGCATCACGGTGACTGACGACGACGTCAACAAGGCCATTGCCAACATCGCACAGCAGAATAACCTGACTCTCGATCAGCTGCGCAGTCGCCTGGCTTATGAAGGTCTGAACTACAACACTTACCGTACTCAGATCCGTAAAGAGATGCTGATTTCGCAAGTGCGTAACGGCGAAGTTCGTCGTCGTGTGACCATTCTTCCTCAGGAAGTTGACGCATTGGCGAAACAGTTGGCGGCGCAAACCGGCAATGAGGCTGAATATAACCTCAGCAACATTCTTTTGCCTTTGCCACAAAATCCGACTCAGGATCAGGTTGACCAAACCGAGTTACTGGCCAAGAAATTGGTAGGCGAACTGAATCGCGGTGCTGATTTCGCCAAAATGGCGATGACCTACTCTGCCGATCCCCACGCGCTGGACGGCGGTAATATGGGTTGGGGCAAGCTTCAGGGTCTGCCTTCACTGTTTGCACAGGCGCTCGCTACCGCTAAGAAAGGCCAGGTTGTGGGTCCCATTCGTTCAGGCGTGGGCTTCCACATCCTGAAAGTGAACGATATGCGTGACGTTGACCAGAAAGTATCGGTGACTGAAGTTCACGCCCGCCACATCCTGTTGAAAACGTCTGTGGTTCTGACAGATGCTCAAGCGCAGGCAAAACTGGAACAGGTTGCTGCAGCCATTAAGAGCGGACGTGCCAACTTCGCCGACGAAGCTAAACAGCTGTCACAAGACCCGGGTTCTGCCAATCAGGGCGGTGACTTGGGTTGGGCTTCACCAGACATGTATGACCCAGCATTCCGCGATGCGCTGCTGAAGCTGAAAAAAGGTGAAATCAGTGCGCCAGTGCGTTCTTCCTTTGGATGGCACCTGATCCAGTTGCTCGATACCCGTCAGGTAGACAGAACGGATGCTGTACAGAAAGACAAAGCCTACCGTCTTCTGTTCAACCGCAAGTTTGCCGAAGAAGCGCAGTCCTGGATGCAGGAACAACGCGCGCAGTCGTACGTGAAAATTATGGACGGCAATGGACAATAA
- the pdxA gene encoding 4-hydroxythreonine-4-phosphate dehydrogenase PdxA, translating to MDNKIHVTQSVVITPGEPAGVGPDLVLALAQRDWPVELVVCACPSLLLSRAKALGLPIRLLDYRPGYAKPQAAGTLTVLPIPLAECVVAGQLNVANGPYVVDTLARACDGAISGEFAALITGPVQKSIINDAGIPFIGHTEFFADRSLCDRVVMMLATEELRVALATTHLPLKDVSDAITVQSLHEVITILDNDLKTKFGIQSPQIYVCGLNPHAGEGGHMGREEIDTITPALNSLREKGINLIGPLPADTLFQPKYLQHADAVLAMYHDQGLPVLKYQGFGRAVNITLGLPFIRTSVDHGTALDLAATGKADVGSFITALNLAINMASVSNDNNLSETTTYVSNDNNSSEKTQQ from the coding sequence ATGGACAATAAAATCCACGTGACGCAATCAGTGGTCATTACCCCCGGTGAACCTGCCGGGGTGGGCCCTGACCTGGTTCTCGCACTTGCTCAACGGGATTGGCCCGTTGAGCTTGTCGTTTGTGCCTGCCCGTCTCTGCTACTAAGCCGAGCCAAGGCGCTGGGTCTGCCTATTCGTTTGCTCGACTACCGCCCGGGATATGCCAAACCTCAGGCAGCGGGAACGCTAACCGTGCTCCCTATTCCTCTTGCGGAATGTGTCGTTGCCGGACAGCTTAACGTGGCCAATGGCCCCTATGTCGTTGACACGCTGGCACGGGCCTGCGACGGGGCGATAAGCGGCGAATTTGCCGCACTTATCACCGGTCCGGTTCAAAAAAGTATAATTAATGACGCTGGCATTCCGTTTATCGGCCATACCGAATTCTTCGCCGACCGCAGTCTGTGCGACCGCGTGGTGATGATGCTGGCAACCGAAGAACTGCGCGTCGCGTTGGCAACAACGCACCTGCCGTTGAAGGACGTATCGGACGCTATCACTGTGCAGAGTCTGCATGAAGTGATCACCATTCTCGATAACGACCTCAAGACCAAATTTGGCATTCAGTCTCCGCAAATTTACGTGTGTGGCCTTAATCCTCATGCAGGAGAAGGCGGTCACATGGGACGTGAAGAGATTGATACCATCACGCCAGCGCTCAATTCGCTGCGTGAAAAAGGCATTAATCTGATTGGCCCGCTGCCCGCAGATACGCTTTTTCAGCCGAAATATCTGCAGCATGCCGATGCTGTCTTGGCCATGTATCACGACCAGGGCCTGCCGGTGCTAAAATATCAGGGCTTTGGTCGCGCCGTGAACATCACGCTGGGGTTGCCGTTTATTCGCACTTCAGTCGATCACGGTACGGCGCTCGACCTTGCCGCCACGGGCAAAGCCGACGTTGGCAGCTTTATTACCGCCTTAAATCTTGCCATCAATATGGCTTCTGTCAGCAATGACAACAATCTGTCTGAAACGACGACTTATGTCAGTAACGACAACAACAGTAGTGAAAAAACACAGCAATGA
- the rsmA gene encoding 16S rRNA (adenine(1518)-N(6)/adenine(1519)-N(6))-dimethyltransferase RsmA, with amino-acid sequence MNNRVHQGHFARKRFGQNFLKDQFVIDSIVSAIHPMPGQAVVEIGPGLAALTEPVAARLDAMTVIELDRDLAARLEVNPKLANKLRVIQADAMTVNFGELSEELGQPLRVFGNLPYNISTPLMFHLFTYTNSISDMHFMLQKEVVNRLVAGPNSKAYGRLSVMAQYYCNIIPVLEVPPESFTPAPKVDSAVVRLTPHAEIPYPVSDIRILARLTTDAFNQRRKTIRNSLGHLFTPEQMTELGLDLSMRAENISVEQYCKLANWISTRKNNEQ; translated from the coding sequence ATGAATAATCGAGTCCACCAAGGCCACTTCGCCCGTAAACGTTTTGGACAAAACTTTTTAAAAGATCAGTTTGTCATCGACAGCATCGTTTCCGCTATCCACCCTATGCCGGGTCAGGCCGTTGTTGAAATCGGCCCCGGTCTGGCAGCGTTAACCGAGCCTGTCGCGGCACGCCTTGACGCCATGACCGTTATCGAACTTGACCGCGATTTGGCGGCCCGCCTTGAGGTGAATCCTAAGCTGGCCAACAAGCTGCGCGTGATCCAGGCCGATGCGATGACCGTAAACTTTGGCGAATTGTCCGAAGAACTGGGTCAGCCGCTGCGCGTGTTTGGTAACTTGCCTTACAATATCTCCACGCCGTTGATGTTCCACCTTTTCACCTACACTAACTCAATAAGCGACATGCATTTCATGCTGCAAAAAGAAGTGGTGAATCGTCTGGTTGCCGGTCCAAACAGCAAAGCGTATGGCCGTCTTAGCGTAATGGCGCAGTATTACTGCAACATTATTCCCGTGCTGGAAGTGCCGCCTGAGTCCTTCACACCGGCGCCAAAAGTTGATTCAGCGGTCGTGCGTTTGACGCCGCATGCAGAAATTCCTTACCCTGTTTCCGACATCCGCATTCTTGCGCGCCTGACCACCGATGCCTTTAACCAGCGCCGCAAAACTATCCGTAACAGCCTGGGGCATTTGTTTACCCCAGAGCAGATGACGGAGCTGGGTCTTGACCTGTCGATGCGTGCTGAAAATATCTCGGTTGAGCAGTACTGCAAACTGGCCAACTGGATTTCAACGCGCAAGAACAACGAACAGTAA
- the apaG gene encoding Co2+/Mg2+ efflux protein ApaG → MLNAPRVSIQVQSIYIESQSIPEEQRYVFAYTITVRNLGRHNVQLLRRYWLITNSNGHQTEVQGEGVVGEQPLIVPAGEFHYTSGAILETPMGTMEGHYEMIDHKGEPFQVPIPVFRLALPTLIN, encoded by the coding sequence ATGCTTAATGCCCCGCGAGTCAGTATTCAGGTACAAAGTATCTACATTGAGTCTCAGTCGATACCGGAAGAACAGCGTTATGTTTTCGCCTATACCATTACTGTTCGCAATCTGGGGCGTCATAACGTGCAACTCCTGCGCCGTTACTGGTTGATAACCAACAGTAACGGCCATCAAACCGAAGTTCAGGGCGAAGGCGTTGTCGGTGAACAACCTTTGATCGTACCAGCCGGTGAGTTCCACTACACCAGCGGTGCCATCCTTGAAACGCCAATGGGCACCATGGAAGGTCATTACGAAATGATCGACCACAAAGGTGAGCCTTTCCAGGTGCCAATCCCCGTGTTTCGGCTTGCGCTTCCGACGCTGATTAATTGA